Proteins from a single region of Acidobacteriota bacterium:
- a CDS encoding GspE/PulE family protein, translated as MTLEIDQNPALALEGQGGRARLAEERRTAIEFAERYGLEFVDMGSFRIDTELFRRIPFDLMLRFSFLPEEQLDGRLSVIMADPSNVFKLDQLEMQLGQPVDVKVGVRSAVEEILQKSESAQRVLDEATEGFRMQLVQEDEQGEEVLSIDSITSDTSPIIKLVDSTLFNAIQRRASDIHIETRDSEVVIKYRIDGVLYQAMEPIDKRHHQTIISRIKVMAELDIAEKRIPQDGRFKLRLRGRTIDFRVSIMPSVHGEDCVIRILDKESMNEEFKNLRLDILGFDDETMAKLRKFILEPYGMVLVTGPTGSGKTTTLYACLSEIQSAEDKIITIEDPVEYQLKGITQIPVNEKKGLTFARGLRSILRHDPDKIMVGEIRDEETAQIAIQSALTGHLVFTTVHANNVVDVLGRFLNMNVDLYNFVSALNCVLAQRLVRKICPHCRRATKATRELLEQSGLDPHVYGDFTFYEGNGCLECNGTGFLGRLAVSELLNLSDHIRELILERRPASEIKRTAKEEGMTFLRESALEKALQGVTTLREINKVTFVD; from the coding sequence ATGACTCTCGAGATCGACCAGAACCCGGCCCTGGCCCTGGAAGGCCAGGGAGGCCGTGCGCGGCTGGCGGAGGAGCGCCGTACCGCCATCGAGTTCGCCGAGCGCTACGGCCTCGAGTTCGTCGACATGGGCTCCTTCCGGATCGACACGGAGCTCTTCCGGCGGATCCCTTTCGACTTGATGCTGCGCTTCAGCTTCCTGCCCGAGGAGCAGCTCGACGGCCGTCTGTCGGTGATCATGGCGGACCCCTCGAACGTCTTCAAGCTCGATCAGCTCGAGATGCAGCTCGGTCAGCCGGTGGACGTCAAGGTCGGGGTGCGCTCGGCGGTGGAGGAGATCCTCCAGAAGTCGGAAAGCGCCCAGCGGGTGCTCGACGAAGCCACCGAAGGCTTCCGCATGCAGTTGGTGCAGGAGGACGAGCAGGGCGAGGAAGTGCTGTCCATCGACAGCATCACCTCCGACACCAGTCCGATCATCAAGCTCGTCGACTCGACTCTGTTCAACGCCATCCAGCGCCGCGCCAGCGATATCCACATCGAGACGCGGGACTCCGAGGTGGTGATCAAGTACCGCATCGACGGCGTCCTCTACCAGGCGATGGAGCCGATCGACAAGCGCCATCACCAGACCATCATCAGCCGCATCAAGGTGATGGCGGAGCTCGACATCGCCGAGAAGCGGATTCCGCAAGACGGCCGCTTCAAGCTGCGTCTGCGCGGCCGGACCATCGACTTCCGAGTCTCGATCATGCCCTCCGTTCATGGCGAGGATTGCGTCATCCGTATCCTCGACAAGGAGTCCATGAACGAGGAGTTCAAGAACCTGCGCCTCGACATCCTGGGTTTCGACGACGAGACCATGGCGAAGCTGCGCAAGTTCATCCTCGAGCCCTACGGCATGGTGTTGGTCACCGGTCCCACCGGCTCCGGTAAGACCACCACCCTCTATGCCTGTCTCTCCGAGATCCAGTCGGCGGAAGACAAGATCATCACCATCGAGGATCCGGTCGAGTATCAGCTCAAGGGCATCACCCAGATTCCGGTGAACGAGAAGAAGGGGCTGACCTTCGCCCGCGGGCTGCGCTCCATCCTGCGCCACGACCCGGACAAGATCATGGTTGGCGAGATCCGGGACGAAGAGACGGCCCAGATCGCCATCCAGTCGGCCCTCACCGGCCACTTGGTGTTCACCACCGTGCACGCCAACAACGTGGTCGATGTCCTGGGGCGGTTCCTCAACATGAACGTCGACCTCTACAACTTCGTGTCGGCGCTCAACTGTGTGCTGGCTCAGCGGTTGGTGCGCAAGATCTGTCCCCACTGTCGACGGGCGACCAAAGCTACCCGCGAGCTGCTCGAGCAGAGCGGCCTCGACCCGCACGTCTACGGCGACTTCACCTTCTACGAGGGCAATGGCTGCCTGGAGTGCAACGGCACCGGCTTCCTGGGCCGGTTGGCCGTTTCCGAGCTCCTCAACCTGTCGGATCACATTCGCGAGCTCATCCTCGAGCGGCGGCCCGCCTCCGAAATCAAACGTACGGCCAAAGAAGAAGGCATGACCTTCCTGCGCGAGTCGGCGCTCGAAAAGGCCCTGCAGGGAGTCACCACTCTCCGTGAAATCAATAAAGTTACCTTCGTGGACTAG
- a CDS encoding type II secretion system F family protein, with amino-acid sequence MEFVCRVGTAEGKILERPFEATDETALRQDLERRGFHVFEVRRKGLELNLPFIGKGPKKIPANKFLIFNQELAALLKAGLPLLQALDLMLERMEDAAFRPVLAEVRERVRSGEDLSEIFAGYGDRFPRLYAPTLKAGERSGELEAVIRRFIRYQTLVLEARRRTVSALVYPAVLVGLSIVMILVVTFYVVPKFSTFFESMDTELPWVTRALLGASGFAAEKPFLLPNGTWMVLAVVAGFWAIRRWSRLPSGAEAIDRWKLRLPLVGQVLRLFSLSEFCRSLATLLSGGMPLVPALEISVSAVGNASVRSGLEPNIQKVREGEPFYAALEASGVFPAMAIDMIKVGESTGSLDEMLTNVSDLFDQRVETRLQRILTLIEPLMLVFLGVIIAILLISIYLPLFGAMGSVT; translated from the coding sequence GTGGAGTTCGTCTGCCGCGTCGGAACGGCCGAGGGCAAGATCCTCGAGCGTCCTTTCGAAGCCACCGACGAGACGGCTCTGCGGCAGGATCTCGAGCGCCGCGGCTTTCACGTCTTCGAGGTGCGGCGCAAGGGTCTGGAGCTCAACCTGCCCTTCATCGGCAAGGGGCCGAAGAAGATCCCGGCCAACAAGTTCCTGATCTTCAACCAGGAGCTCGCGGCCCTGCTGAAGGCCGGTTTGCCGCTCCTCCAGGCCCTCGACCTGATGCTCGAGCGAATGGAGGATGCGGCTTTTCGTCCGGTGCTGGCGGAGGTTCGCGAGCGGGTGCGCTCGGGCGAGGATCTCTCGGAGATCTTCGCCGGCTACGGCGACCGTTTTCCGCGTCTCTATGCCCCGACCCTGAAAGCCGGCGAGCGTAGCGGCGAGCTCGAAGCCGTCATCCGGCGGTTCATTCGCTACCAGACCCTGGTGCTCGAGGCGCGCCGGCGCACCGTTTCGGCGCTGGTCTATCCGGCGGTGCTGGTCGGCCTGTCGATCGTCATGATCCTGGTGGTGACGTTCTACGTCGTGCCGAAGTTCTCGACCTTCTTCGAGAGCATGGACACGGAGCTGCCGTGGGTCACCCGGGCGCTGCTCGGCGCTTCTGGCTTTGCCGCCGAGAAACCGTTCCTGCTCCCCAACGGCACCTGGATGGTGCTGGCGGTGGTCGCCGGCTTCTGGGCCATCCGGCGCTGGTCGCGGCTGCCCTCCGGGGCCGAGGCGATCGATCGCTGGAAGCTTCGATTACCGCTCGTCGGCCAGGTCCTGCGTCTGTTCTCCCTCTCCGAGTTCTGCCGTTCCCTGGCCACCTTGCTGAGCGGCGGCATGCCGCTGGTTCCGGCCCTCGAGATCTCCGTCTCGGCGGTCGGCAATGCCAGCGTGCGGTCCGGTCTCGAGCCCAACATTCAAAAGGTGCGCGAGGGTGAGCCTTTCTATGCCGCCCTCGAAGCCAGCGGGGTCTTTCCTGCGATGGCCATCGACATGATCAAGGTGGGAGAATCGACCGGCTCCCTGGACGAGATGTTGACCAACGTATCGGATCTGTTCGATCAGCGGGTGGAGACGCGGCTGCAGCGCATCCTGACCCTCATCGAGCCCTTGATGTTGGTCTTCTTGGGAGTCATCATCGCCATCTTGCTCATCTCGATCTACCTGCCGCTCTTCGGAGCGATGGGATCGGTTACTTAG